The Rattus rattus isolate New Zealand chromosome 1, Rrattus_CSIRO_v1, whole genome shotgun sequence genome includes a region encoding these proteins:
- the Shisal1 gene encoding protein shisa-like-1 isoform X1, with the protein MMTSCGQRSRNVLAVFSLLFPAVLSAHFRVCEPYTDHKGRYHFGFHCPRLSDNKTFVLCCHHNNTVFKYCCNETEFQAVMQANLTAGPEGYMHNNYTALLGVWIYGFFVLTLLVLDLLYYSAMNYDICKVYLTRWGIQGRWMKQDPRRWGNAARAPRPGQPAPQPQPPPGALPQAPQAVHTLRGDTHSPPLMTFQSSSA; encoded by the exons ATGATGACCAGTTGTGGCCAGCGGTCCCGGAACGTGCTCGCGGTATTCTCCCTGTTGTTTCCTGCAG TCCTGTCCGCACATTTCCGGGTCTGTGAGCCTTACACGGACCACAAAGGCCGCTACCACTTTGGTTTCCACTGCCCCCGGCTCTCGGACAACAAAACTTTCGTCCTTTGCTGTCACCATAACAACACGGTCTTCAAATACTGCTGCAACGAGACGGAGTTCCAGGCGGTCATGCAGGCAAACCTCACAGCCGGCCCCGAGGGCTACATGCACAA CAACTACACTGCGCTTCTGGGAGTGTGGATTTACGGCTTCTTTGTGCTCACACTGCTGGTCTTGGATCTGCTCTATTATTCCGCTATGAACTACGATATTTGCAAGGTTTACCTGACGCGGTGGGGGATCCAGGGACGGTGGATGAAACAGGACCCCCGGCGGTGGGGGAATGCTGCTCGAGCCCCTCGGCCAGGACAGCCAGCCCCACAGCCACAGCCTCCCCCTGGTGCCCTGCCGCAAGCCCCCCAGGCCGTGCACACACTTCGGGGAGACACGCACAGCCCACCCCTGATGACCTTCCAGAGCTCATCTGCCTG A
- the Shisal1 gene encoding protein shisa-like-1 isoform X2 codes for MMTSCGQRSRNVLAVFSLLFPAVLSAHFRVCEPYTDHKGRYHFGFHCPRLSDNKTFVLCCHHNNTVFKYCCNETEFQAVMQANLTAGPEGYMHNNYTALLGVWIYGFFVLTLLVLDLLYYSAMNYDICKVYLTRWGIQGRWMKQDPRRWGNAARAPRPGQPAPQPQPPPGALPQAPQAVHTLRGDTHSPPLMTFQSSSA; via the exons ATGATGACCAGTTGTGGCCAGCGGTCCCGGAACGTGCTCGCGGTATTCTCCCTGTTGTTTCCTGCAG TCCTGTCCGCACATTTCCGGGTCTGTGAGCCTTACACGGACCACAAAGGCCGCTACCACTTTGGTTTCCACTGCCCCCGGCTCTCGGACAACAAAACTTTCGTCCTTTGCTGTCACCATAACAACACGGTCTTCAAATACTGCTGCAACGAGACGGAGTTCCAGGCGGTCATGCAGGCAAACCTCACAGCCGGCCCCGAGGGCTACATGCACAA CAACTACACTGCGCTTCTGGGAGTGTGGATTTACGGCTTCTTTGTGCTCACACTGCTGGTCTTGGATCTGCTCTATTATTCCGCTATGAACTACGATATTTGCAAGGTTTACCTGACGCGGTGGGGGATCCAGGGACGGTGGATGAAACAGGACCCCCGGCGGTGGGGGAATGCTGCTCGAGCCCCTCGGCCAGGACAGCCAGCCCCACAGCCACAGCCTCCCCCTGGTGCCCTGCCGCAAGCCCCCCAGGCCGTGCACACACTTCGGGGAGACACGCACAGCCCACCCCTGATGACCTTCCAGAGCTCATCTGCCTG